A genome region from Yoonia vestfoldensis includes the following:
- a CDS encoding tyrosine-type recombinase/integrase, with translation MTPLAPDLSAFMQTHLPGECGASRHTIAAYAHAFTLLLRFAAGRLKRSPSELAIEDLDVQMIRAFLEHIEVGRANSVRSRNARLAAIKSFFRFVEHRHPACLEQALMIRALPVKRTDTRLIDYLTREELQALLAAPNRHTLGGLRDRAMLHLAYAAGLRASELLAVRMGDFPEGSFSSVRILGKGRRERILPLWKETQAAIRAWLAVRPGDAGPELFLNRDGRQMTRDGFAYRLRQHVVTAERSAPSIAAKHVTPHVLRHSCAMHTLQATGDVRKVALWLGHASIQTTEMYLRADPTEKLALLDAHHAPLIKPGKFREPSDKLMQILAAATQRS, from the coding sequence ATGACCCCGCTCGCTCCCGATCTTTCGGCCTTCATGCAAACCCATCTTCCGGGCGAGTGCGGTGCAAGCCGACATACCATCGCAGCCTATGCCCACGCGTTCACCCTCTTGCTGCGGTTTGCCGCTGGACGGCTCAAGCGCTCCCCTTCGGAACTCGCAATCGAAGACCTCGATGTTCAGATGATCAGGGCGTTTCTTGAACACATCGAGGTAGGGCGCGCCAATTCCGTCCGGTCCCGCAACGCGCGGCTGGCGGCGATCAAATCGTTCTTCCGTTTCGTCGAACATCGCCACCCGGCCTGTCTCGAGCAGGCGCTGATGATCCGAGCCCTGCCCGTCAAGCGCACGGATACAAGGCTCATCGACTACCTGACCCGGGAAGAACTCCAGGCCCTGCTTGCCGCACCGAACCGCCATACGCTTGGGGGACTGCGTGACCGGGCGATGCTGCACCTGGCCTATGCTGCGGGCTTGAGGGCGTCCGAGCTGCTCGCAGTGCGAATGGGCGATTTTCCTGAAGGCTCGTTTTCCAGCGTGCGGATTCTTGGCAAGGGTCGGCGGGAGCGGATTCTGCCGCTCTGGAAAGAGACCCAGGCCGCCATTCGCGCGTGGCTGGCTGTCCGGCCAGGCGATGCGGGGCCGGAACTATTCCTGAACCGTGATGGTCGCCAGATGACACGGGACGGGTTCGCCTACAGGCTCCGGCAGCATGTGGTGACAGCTGAACGCTCGGCGCCGTCGATCGCCGCAAAGCACGTCACCCCGCATGTGCTACGACACAGCTGTGCGATGCATACACTTCAGGCAACCGGCGATGTCCGCAAGGTCGCGCTCTGGCTCGGTCATGCCAGCATCCAGACAACGGAGATGTATCTGCGCGCAGACCCGACCGAGAAGCTCGCGCTCTTGGATGCCCATCACGCACCGTTGATCAAACCGGGCAAGTTCCGGGAACCCTCGGACAAGCTGATGCAGATATTGGCGGCGGCCACGCAGCGTTCCTGA
- a CDS encoding tyrosine-type recombinase/integrase, producing the protein MMHSHVDRFVQLNRALGKKFAAQETSLRSFADFAADRSASHVTTTLILEWAGGASTPGAVQIRVDQARALAVFLHAEDAHHEIPPLNLLGRSRRRRPAPYIMTQGQISRIMREALLVPGLTSISPLTYHNLIGLLASTGLRISEALSLRCDDLTDDGLMIRHGKFGKSRLVPIHASTRAALDRYLEARGVVRNPGDDLFVLGHGRAPTATRVHVVFVRIVRKLGYRTPTGPGPRLHDLRHTFAVRSLEACGNDPQAVMRHMKALSTYLGHVDIANTYWYLEATPVLLEMIASTAEETWIGGAA; encoded by the coding sequence ATGATGCATTCCCATGTCGATCGCTTCGTTCAACTGAACCGCGCCCTTGGAAAGAAGTTTGCCGCGCAAGAGACGTCCTTGCGCTCTTTCGCGGATTTCGCTGCAGACCGATCAGCCAGCCACGTGACAACTACCCTGATATTGGAATGGGCTGGTGGCGCCTCGACGCCAGGTGCCGTGCAAATCCGGGTCGATCAAGCCCGGGCGTTAGCCGTATTCCTGCATGCGGAAGATGCGCATCACGAGATACCGCCGTTGAATCTGCTGGGCCGTTCACGACGGCGGCGGCCCGCCCCGTATATCATGACGCAGGGCCAGATCAGTCGGATCATGCGGGAAGCGCTTCTGGTGCCGGGCCTGACATCAATCAGCCCGCTGACTTACCACAATCTTATCGGTTTGCTTGCATCGACAGGTTTGCGGATTTCGGAGGCTTTGTCCCTCCGGTGCGACGACCTGACCGACGACGGTCTCATGATCCGGCATGGCAAGTTCGGCAAGAGCCGCCTCGTGCCGATACATGCTTCGACCCGCGCCGCGCTTGACCGCTATCTCGAAGCCCGAGGCGTCGTGCGCAATCCCGGCGATGATCTTTTCGTACTCGGCCATGGCCGTGCCCCGACGGCGACCAGGGTCCACGTGGTCTTCGTCCGGATCGTCCGCAAGCTCGGATATCGCACTCCGACTGGTCCCGGACCCCGGCTGCACGATCTGCGCCATACATTCGCGGTGCGATCTCTGGAAGCCTGCGGGAACGATCCGCAGGCGGTCATGCGGCACATGAAGGCCCTGAGCACGTATCTCGGCCATGTCGATATCGCCAACACCTATTGGTACCTTGAGGCCACGCCAGTGCTGCTGGAGATGATCGCCTCGACCGCCGAAGAGACCTGGATCGGAGGTGCAGCATGA
- a CDS encoding DUF6878 family protein — MTNPQIDYAALAAQWRAERETTLKASRTELLAQLRALGISEVTAEYEGYGDSGNVEDVTVQPAEVKLPEALATEVSDFAWSLAYHHHPGFENNEGGYGTLTWDITADSVTLDHADRYVECSHSYVEGL, encoded by the coding sequence ATGACCAATCCCCAGATCGACTATGCCGCGCTTGCGGCTCAGTGGCGCGCGGAGCGTGAAACCACCTTGAAGGCATCCCGAACGGAGCTGCTCGCGCAACTACGTGCGCTTGGCATCAGCGAGGTCACTGCCGAATACGAAGGCTATGGCGACTCCGGCAATGTCGAGGATGTGACGGTGCAGCCTGCAGAGGTCAAACTGCCGGAGGCGCTTGCCACAGAGGTTAGCGACTTCGCCTGGTCGCTCGCCTATCACCATCACCCGGGGTTCGAAAACAACGAGGGCGGCTATGGCACGCTGACCTGGGACATCACCGCCGACAGTGTCACCTTGGATCACGCGGACCGCTATGTCGAATGCTCGCACAGCTATGTCGAGGGTCTTTGA
- a CDS encoding DUF6915 family protein has product MAHPLHHAESSARKFGGVPSDYQSVHDWFDASKEHLALFTHRAMRHHAQGLFEAERVFGLTLTNSAGRDIPVRWIGEQHIREDCQGRIPSMADWLRRIQPEPWMANGHTGMPAMSPAATQGLPGPPRLPPEERFLA; this is encoded by the coding sequence ATGGCGCATCCGCTTCATCATGCTGAAAGCTCTGCCCGAAAATTCGGCGGGGTGCCATCTGACTATCAGTCTGTGCACGATTGGTTTGACGCCTCGAAAGAGCACCTCGCGCTCTTCACGCACCGAGCCATGCGCCACCACGCTCAAGGCCTATTCGAGGCCGAACGTGTCTTCGGCCTGACCCTGACCAATAGCGCGGGTCGGGACATACCCGTGCGCTGGATCGGCGAGCAGCATATCCGCGAAGACTGTCAGGGCCGTATCCCGAGCATGGCGGACTGGCTGCGACGGATCCAGCCCGAGCCATGGATGGCCAATGGCCACACCGGCATGCCGGCGATGAGCCCTGCGGCGACCCAAGGGTTGCCTGGGCCTCCGAGGTTGCCGCCGGAAGAACGGTTCTTGGCCTGA
- a CDS encoding strawberry notch-like NTP hydrolase domain-containing protein, which produces MTKPNPANPAFPISDTDLVSAIAQIGAEVDHQPLRSSALARIMRETFHGSDAGGAWDWRMAYDLMQAAAVQVLLRGDGAAGDMAAAKLLASRLLTETRRSEQQIRLQQFSTPLAFAALVLRAAAIRKGETVLEPSAGTGALTAFAARAGATLVLNEIDPFRQRLLRAVFGGEVTGHDGEHIDDLLQTPVLPDVVVMNPPFASSVDRSRDKHIAAKHLIAAAKRLAPGGRLVAIMPPGFTPERDAAHWSRACSLLTPRLALTMPGQVYRKLGTSVETQLMVFDKVQEDGEMIRAIVCDLDEALPFVDAVAATRPEMRPVQQAAAIPHAQPTVPSSAPRNRRAAPVAASKPRANAVRPLSFTSFETPRDNTPISDIYARYRPQRIEIAGAQEHPTPLVESIAMASVAPPMPSNTGSDDLRLPARLIEEGHLSEAQLETIIMAHDAHGRDLPGQFTIDDDQTKLTRADDDPDARAYRLGYFLGDGTGCGKGRECAGLILVNWLAGRRKAIWVSKSATLIEDAIRDWTDLGGSPADIQPLSKWKPDQPVPMGDGIIFVTYATLRSAGKCGTTRLSQILAWMGEDFDGVLAFDEAHAMQNAAGSEQGRGVKPSQQGLAGLRLQLAAPRARVFYISATGATSVHNLAYAARLGLWGQGPEYPFPSRESFVSAMEAGGVAAMEVVARDLKTLGLYTARALSFDGVEYDVLEHALTPAQIEIYDAYAGAFRTIHHNLEAALTATGVNDASGETNASAARASAKSRFESTKQRFEPPWVYRRVKHSKDEPYDKESTYPRLSCRTA; this is translated from the coding sequence ATGACCAAGCCCAATCCGGCAAACCCGGCATTCCCAATCTCCGACACTGATCTCGTCTCTGCCATCGCGCAGATCGGCGCGGAGGTCGACCACCAACCCCTGCGCAGCTCAGCGCTCGCGCGCATCATGCGCGAGACGTTTCATGGCAGCGATGCCGGCGGTGCCTGGGACTGGCGCATGGCATATGACCTGATGCAGGCCGCGGCTGTCCAGGTGCTGCTGCGTGGGGACGGCGCGGCAGGTGACATGGCCGCTGCAAAGCTGCTTGCCTCACGGCTCCTGACGGAAACGCGCCGGTCAGAGCAGCAAATCCGGCTCCAGCAGTTTTCCACGCCGCTGGCATTCGCGGCGCTGGTCTTACGGGCGGCGGCGATCCGCAAGGGCGAGACCGTGCTGGAACCCTCGGCTGGCACTGGTGCCCTGACCGCTTTCGCTGCCCGGGCCGGTGCCACGCTTGTGCTCAATGAAATCGACCCCTTTCGCCAGCGCCTCCTGCGCGCGGTTTTCGGCGGCGAGGTCACAGGCCATGACGGCGAGCATATCGATGATCTGCTGCAGACGCCGGTTCTACCCGACGTCGTGGTGATGAACCCGCCCTTCGCCTCCTCGGTCGATCGCTCCCGAGACAAGCACATCGCCGCCAAACATCTCATCGCGGCAGCAAAGCGCCTGGCGCCCGGTGGGCGGCTGGTGGCGATCATGCCGCCGGGATTCACGCCCGAACGCGATGCCGCGCATTGGTCCCGCGCCTGCAGCCTCCTGACGCCGCGACTGGCGTTGACGATGCCGGGGCAGGTCTACCGCAAGCTCGGCACCTCTGTCGAAACCCAGCTGATGGTCTTCGACAAGGTGCAGGAGGATGGCGAGATGATCCGCGCCATTGTGTGCGATCTGGATGAGGCCCTTCCTTTTGTCGACGCCGTGGCCGCGACCCGGCCCGAGATGCGCCCCGTACAACAGGCAGCGGCGATCCCTCATGCTCAGCCGACCGTTCCATCATCTGCCCCGCGCAACCGCCGCGCTGCGCCTGTTGCCGCCTCCAAACCCCGGGCCAATGCCGTCCGTCCGCTCAGCTTCACAAGCTTTGAGACCCCTCGCGACAACACGCCCATCTCGGACATCTATGCGCGCTACCGTCCTCAGCGGATCGAGATTGCGGGTGCGCAGGAACACCCCACGCCGCTCGTCGAAAGCATCGCCATGGCCTCGGTTGCCCCGCCCATGCCCTCAAACACGGGCAGTGATGACTTGCGCTTGCCCGCACGGTTGATCGAGGAGGGACATCTCTCCGAGGCGCAGCTGGAAACCATCATCATGGCGCATGACGCCCATGGGCGCGACCTGCCCGGTCAGTTTACCATCGATGACGACCAGACCAAGCTGACGCGCGCCGATGATGACCCGGATGCACGTGCCTATCGCCTTGGCTATTTCCTCGGCGACGGCACCGGTTGCGGCAAGGGGCGCGAATGCGCGGGGCTCATTCTTGTGAACTGGCTTGCCGGGCGCAGGAAGGCGATCTGGGTTTCCAAATCCGCCACGCTCATCGAGGACGCGATCCGCGACTGGACCGATCTTGGCGGCTCGCCAGCTGACATCCAGCCGCTCTCCAAATGGAAACCGGACCAGCCTGTCCCTATGGGTGACGGTATCATCTTCGTCACCTACGCCACGCTGCGGTCCGCGGGCAAATGCGGCACCACGCGCCTGAGCCAGATCCTCGCCTGGATGGGTGAAGACTTTGACGGCGTTCTTGCCTTCGATGAGGCCCATGCCATGCAGAACGCGGCCGGGTCCGAGCAGGGCAGGGGGGTCAAACCCTCCCAGCAGGGCCTTGCTGGCCTGCGGCTGCAACTGGCAGCACCCCGCGCCCGCGTCTTCTACATCTCGGCCACGGGCGCCACGAGCGTGCACAACCTGGCCTATGCCGCGCGGCTGGGGCTCTGGGGGCAGGGACCCGAATACCCCTTCCCGAGCCGCGAGAGTTTCGTGTCGGCGATGGAAGCCGGCGGCGTTGCCGCCATGGAAGTGGTCGCGCGTGATCTCAAGACGCTCGGCCTCTACACGGCGCGCGCCCTCAGCTTCGATGGCGTGGAGTATGACGTGCTCGAACACGCACTTACTCCGGCCCAAATCGAGATCTACGACGCCTATGCGGGTGCCTTCCGCACCATTCACCACAATCTCGAGGCGGCGCTGACGGCGACCGGTGTCAACGATGCCTCGGGGGAGACCAACGCCTCCGCCGCACGTGCCTCGGCCAAGTCCCGGTTTGAAAGCACCAAGCAGCGCTTTGAACCGCCCTGGGTTTACCGGAGAGTAAAACACTCAAAGGATGAACCCTATGACAAAGAATCGACATACCCCCGCCTATCCTGCCGAACTGCGTGA
- a CDS encoding TOTE conflict system archaeo-eukaryotic primase domain-containing protein encodes MNSPSNSPLGGRADDRESLLTRAAFPLYAGRDGKDWVETAVAEKSNIEAEMARVRARLANLDAERQQLQREMASLEVRLAAEHAPAVKQPSFEDAPVTNSSPSHEKVDLFRSLFAGRPDVFPVRWENRKTERSGYSPACANEWVKGICGKPKVKCGECPHQKFIPPNECIMEKHLRGDDGRSGDFVAGVYPLLQGDTCWFLAADFDKASWAEDASALLETCRAKGVPAALERSRSGNGGHVWIFFSEPVSARLARQLGSVLITETMERRPEIGFASYDRLFPNQDIMPLGGFGNLIALPLQNTARKAGNSVFVDAGMRPFDDQWAFLSSLPRMSASAVSDLVETAELSGRVLGVRMPVDDEQANEPWKMSPSRHSTPRRLDVPIPQTIKVTVADQIYLDRSELPSAMIAQLVRLAAFQNPEFYRAQAMRLPTFGKPRIVSCAELHPRHVALPRGCFDEAIGFLSDHGATADLDDLRADGTRLPETVRFRGELRPPQTRAFDALAEHDTGVLAATTAFGKTVVAAALIAHRARNTLVLVHRRELLNQWVERLKSFLQIDPKLIGTIGGGKRKPTGVIDVALIQSLVRKGEVDDIVADYGHLIVDECHHLSASSFELVARRSKARYVTGLSATVVRKDGHHPIIFMQCGPVRHQVSAKSQAAESGIHHRARERHTRFRLPEPLAMAERPSIPAIYAALAEDPARNDLIFDDVLKSLEAKRSPIVLTERKDHLQYLQDRFSRFAKNIIVLRGGMSAKDRKAAHAGLTVDDDEERLILATGRYIGEGFDDARLDTLFLTMPIAWKGTLAQYVGRLHRQHDGKKDVLVVDYVDSSVPVLSRMATKRRTGYRALGYVME; translated from the coding sequence ATGAACTCCCCCTCCAACTCTCCGCTCGGCGGCCGTGCTGACGATCGAGAAAGCCTGCTTACGCGAGCCGCTTTCCCGCTTTATGCTGGACGGGACGGAAAGGATTGGGTGGAAACCGCGGTGGCAGAAAAGAGCAACATCGAGGCGGAAATGGCGCGGGTTCGAGCGCGTCTAGCCAATCTGGATGCCGAACGGCAGCAGCTTCAGCGCGAGATGGCGTCCCTCGAGGTTCGCCTCGCCGCTGAGCACGCGCCAGCCGTGAAACAGCCTTCCTTCGAGGACGCTCCGGTGACGAACAGTTCGCCGTCGCATGAAAAGGTCGATCTGTTCCGAAGTCTATTCGCCGGTCGGCCTGACGTGTTTCCTGTGCGGTGGGAAAACAGGAAGACCGAACGCTCAGGATATTCGCCTGCTTGTGCCAACGAATGGGTGAAAGGCATTTGCGGCAAGCCGAAGGTCAAATGCGGCGAGTGCCCACATCAGAAATTCATCCCTCCGAATGAGTGCATCATGGAAAAACACCTGCGCGGTGATGATGGACGCAGCGGGGATTTTGTCGCGGGCGTCTACCCGCTGCTCCAGGGTGATACATGCTGGTTTCTTGCTGCGGATTTTGACAAGGCATCCTGGGCGGAAGACGCCAGTGCGCTGCTGGAAACCTGCCGAGCAAAGGGAGTCCCTGCAGCGCTGGAGCGGTCGAGATCGGGCAACGGCGGTCATGTCTGGATCTTCTTCTCAGAACCCGTGTCCGCCCGTCTGGCGCGCCAGCTCGGATCGGTTTTGATCACGGAAACGATGGAAAGGCGGCCGGAGATTGGCTTTGCCTCCTATGACCGGCTGTTTCCAAACCAGGATATCATGCCGCTCGGCGGTTTCGGCAATCTGATCGCACTGCCGCTTCAGAACACTGCGCGCAAGGCTGGCAACAGCGTCTTTGTGGACGCGGGAATGCGGCCATTTGACGATCAGTGGGCCTTTTTGTCTTCCCTGCCGAGAATGTCGGCGTCAGCGGTGAGTGACCTCGTCGAAACGGCGGAGCTTTCCGGGCGGGTGTTGGGCGTGCGCATGCCGGTGGATGACGAACAGGCGAATGAGCCCTGGAAGATGTCTCCGTCACGCCACAGCACGCCACGACGTCTGGATGTGCCCATCCCGCAAACCATCAAGGTGACAGTCGCAGACCAGATCTATCTCGACCGGTCAGAGCTGCCTTCGGCCATGATTGCCCAACTGGTCAGGCTGGCCGCGTTCCAGAACCCCGAATTCTATCGCGCCCAGGCGATGCGGCTGCCGACATTCGGCAAGCCGCGAATTGTGTCCTGTGCCGAACTACATCCCCGACACGTCGCCCTGCCGCGCGGCTGCTTCGACGAAGCGATCGGGTTCCTGTCCGATCACGGTGCGACAGCCGACCTGGACGATTTACGTGCAGACGGAACCCGCTTGCCGGAGACGGTCCGCTTCCGTGGCGAACTTCGCCCGCCGCAAACGCGCGCGTTTGACGCCCTGGCCGAACATGATACCGGTGTGCTTGCCGCCACGACCGCATTCGGCAAGACGGTCGTGGCCGCGGCGCTGATCGCACATCGTGCACGCAATACACTGGTGCTGGTTCACCGCCGGGAACTGCTAAACCAATGGGTCGAGCGGCTGAAGTCCTTTCTGCAGATCGACCCGAAGCTGATCGGCACCATCGGCGGCGGCAAACGCAAACCTACCGGTGTGATCGACGTGGCGCTGATCCAGAGCCTGGTCCGCAAAGGCGAAGTAGACGACATTGTTGCCGACTACGGACACCTTATCGTCGATGAATGCCATCATCTGTCTGCGTCAAGCTTTGAACTGGTCGCCCGCAGATCGAAGGCGCGCTACGTCACCGGGTTGTCGGCGACCGTCGTCCGAAAAGACGGACATCATCCGATCATCTTCATGCAATGCGGCCCCGTGCGCCATCAGGTGAGCGCCAAATCGCAGGCCGCCGAAAGCGGCATTCACCATCGGGCGCGTGAACGTCACACGAGATTCCGTTTGCCGGAGCCCCTCGCCATGGCGGAGCGCCCATCCATACCTGCAATTTATGCCGCGTTAGCGGAGGACCCTGCTCGAAACGATCTGATCTTCGACGATGTGCTGAAATCACTGGAGGCCAAACGCTCGCCGATCGTGCTGACCGAACGGAAGGATCACCTCCAGTATCTTCAGGACCGGTTCTCCCGATTTGCGAAAAACATTATCGTGCTCCGCGGCGGCATGTCCGCAAAGGACCGGAAGGCAGCGCATGCGGGGCTGACTGTCGATGACGATGAGGAACGGCTGATCCTCGCGACAGGGCGCTACATCGGTGAGGGCTTCGATGATGCGCGGCTCGACACCCTGTTCCTGACCATGCCGATCGCCTGGAAAGGCACGCTGGCGCAATATGTCGGCAGGTTGCATCGGCAACATGACGGAAAGAAAGACGTCCTGGTGGTCGACTATGTCGACAGTTCGGTTCCGGTCCTGTCCAGAATGGCGACCAAGCGACGAACAGGCTATCGGGCGCTCGGCTATGTGATGGAATAG
- a CDS encoding IS3 family transposase (programmed frameshift), with translation MTKNRHTPAYPAELRERGVRLFRENRADYASDTAAYKAIAPKLGCSPDSLRVWCQQAERDAGQRAGLTIAEKDRIKELEREVRELRQANEILKKASAYFGSGGARPPVSQMIVFIDDHRRVHGVEPICRVLGIAPSTYYALKAVERDPDLASDRAKQDQLDMAAIKEAFDGSRGRYGARKVWHQLRRSGHDIARCTVERLMKAMGLQGVVRGKKVTTTNPDTAQPCPDDKVNRAFVAAMPNQLWVSDFTYVSSWQGMVYVAFVIDVFARKIVGWRVSTSMTTGFVLDALNQAICQRAPSEADKLIHHSDRGSQYLSIRYTERLAEAGIDTSVGSVGDSYDNALAESIIGLFKTEVIKFLGPWKSVGQVEWETLKWVDWYNKTRLHSAIGYITPNEAEEAFYANLNVDEKAA, from the exons ATGACAAAGAATCGACATACCCCCGCCTATCCTGCCGAACTGCGTGAACGTGGTGTTCGGCTTTTCAGAGAGAACCGTGCTGACTATGCCAGCGACACGGCAGCCTATAAGGCAATTGCGCCGAAGCTTGGCTGTTCACCGGACAGCCTGCGCGTCTGGTGTCAGCAGGCCGAACGCGATGCCGGGCAGCGGGCTGGGCTGACAATTGCCGAGAAGGATCGGATCAAGGAACTTGAGCGTGAGGTCCGTGAACTGCGCCAGGCCAACGAGATCCTGAAGAAGGCCAGCGCATATTTCG GCAGCGGCGGAGCTCGACCGCCCGTTTCGCAAATGATCGTGTTCATCGACGATCACCGTCGTGTCCATGGTGTCGAGCCGATCTGCCGGGTTCTGGGGATCGCACCATCGACGTATTACGCCCTCAAGGCCGTGGAGCGTGATCCGGACCTGGCATCGGATCGGGCTAAGCAGGATCAACTGGACATGGCCGCCATAAAAGAGGCCTTCGATGGCAGTCGGGGCCGATACGGCGCGCGCAAGGTTTGGCACCAGTTACGCCGCAGCGGGCACGATATCGCTCGCTGCACTGTGGAGCGGCTTATGAAGGCTATGGGATTACAAGGGGTTGTGCGGGGCAAGAAAGTGACCACGACCAACCCCGATACGGCACAACCTTGCCCGGACGACAAGGTGAACCGGGCTTTCGTGGCCGCTATGCCGAACCAGCTCTGGGTCAGTGACTTCACCTATGTCTCCAGCTGGCAGGGCATGGTCTATGTGGCCTTCGTCATCGACGTCTTCGCCCGCAAAATCGTCGGCTGGCGCGTCTCGACCTCGATGACCACCGGTTTCGTGCTCGATGCCTTGAACCAGGCCATCTGCCAGCGCGCCCCGTCCGAGGCGGACAAGCTCATCCACCACAGCGATCGTGGCAGCCAATACCTGTCGATCCGATACACCGAACGGCTGGCCGAGGCTGGGATTGATACTTCGGTGGGCAGCGTTGGTGACAGCTACGATAACGCCCTGGCCGAAAGCATCATCGGCCTGTTCAAGACCGAGGTCATCAAGTTTCTCGGTCCATGGAAATCGGTCGGCCAAGTCGAATGGGAAACTCTCAAGTGGGTCGACTGGTATAACAAAACGCGCCTGCACAGCGCCATCGGATACATTACACCGAACGAAGCAGAGGAGGCATTCTACGCAAACTTGAACGTTGACGAAAAAGCAGCGTAA
- a CDS encoding tyrosine-type recombinase/integrase: protein MNSPSNSPLGGRADADDVALVSAYLADNPRLSKGAVGAARHFLKWARARKIPTRDLDASAVDRFLRHRCRCGRYSPAQLCKPAYATDTRRFLSYLEATGVVFIANEVARLGQYLEAHAEKLCATGYSKVTYSTQLTQARHFAEWALLMRVPAHGIDEATIDHFARHNCRCGEKTKHGKDMLGSRLKNRRRGARAFVRFLRDEGLIPPEAPDCVTTCDPRLTEFSEWLRRERGVTHETVRRFLYEASRWLDSLGATPKDYNAAAIRSIVLNQGEERSRSSVRMTVTVLRAFLRFTIVQNQCAPLLLYAVPSAVSRKLSTVPPTIPRTKIEEIIASCGTKTPVEIRDRAILLLLARLALRAGDIWQLRLSDIDWRASRLRLHGKARREVLVPIPQDAGDALLTYIEDVRPVVTTDRVFLRIQAPFTPFRSSAEIAGIVSRVLARGGFTGLPTGAHVFRHSLASAWLRGGADLDQIGVALRHSSRDTTAIYAKVDIEMLAGVAQPWPECAS from the coding sequence ATGAACTCCCCCTCCAACTCTCCGCTCGGCGGCCGTGCTGACGCCGACGACGTCGCTCTGGTCAGTGCCTATCTCGCAGACAATCCCCGGCTCTCGAAGGGCGCCGTGGGTGCCGCCCGGCATTTTCTGAAGTGGGCACGCGCCCGGAAGATCCCGACCAGAGACCTCGACGCATCGGCGGTGGATCGGTTCCTTCGCCATCGCTGCCGCTGCGGCCGCTACAGCCCTGCGCAACTGTGCAAGCCTGCCTACGCCACAGATACACGCAGATTCCTGAGCTATCTCGAAGCCACCGGGGTGGTCTTCATTGCAAATGAAGTCGCCCGGCTCGGGCAATATCTGGAGGCCCATGCAGAGAAGCTCTGCGCCACCGGATATAGCAAGGTGACGTACTCGACGCAGCTGACTCAGGCCCGCCATTTCGCGGAATGGGCGCTGCTGATGCGTGTTCCGGCCCACGGAATCGATGAGGCTACCATCGATCATTTCGCACGGCATAATTGCCGTTGTGGGGAGAAGACCAAACATGGCAAGGACATGCTGGGCTCGCGCCTCAAGAACCGCCGCCGTGGTGCGCGTGCTTTTGTCCGGTTCCTGAGAGATGAGGGTCTGATCCCGCCTGAAGCGCCTGACTGCGTTACCACCTGCGATCCGCGCCTGACCGAGTTCTCGGAATGGTTGCGCCGCGAACGTGGGGTGACGCACGAGACCGTACGGCGCTTCTTGTACGAAGCGAGCCGCTGGCTGGATAGCCTCGGGGCAACCCCGAAAGACTACAACGCGGCGGCAATCCGCTCGATCGTTTTGAACCAGGGCGAAGAGCGCTCAAGATCTTCGGTGCGGATGACGGTGACCGTTCTGCGCGCTTTCTTGCGCTTCACGATTGTTCAGAATCAATGCGCCCCGTTGCTCCTGTATGCTGTGCCATCTGCCGTTTCGCGCAAGCTGTCAACGGTACCACCGACGATCCCTCGAACCAAAATTGAAGAGATAATAGCGTCCTGTGGAACCAAAACGCCTGTCGAGATACGGGACCGCGCCATACTCCTTCTGCTCGCGCGGCTGGCTTTGCGCGCCGGTGACATCTGGCAATTGCGGCTGTCAGACATTGACTGGCGTGCGAGTCGGTTGCGATTGCATGGCAAAGCCAGACGCGAAGTTTTGGTACCAATACCACAGGATGCTGGGGATGCGCTGCTGACCTATATCGAAGATGTGCGTCCGGTCGTCACAACTGACAGGGTCTTTCTGCGCATTCAGGCGCCATTCACTCCGTTTCGGTCCTCTGCTGAGATCGCCGGGATCGTTTCCCGTGTCCTTGCCCGGGGTGGCTTCACCGGTCTGCCGACGGGCGCGCACGTGTTTCGCCATTCACTGGCATCGGCCTGGTTGCGCGGCGGCGCGGATCTTGATCAGATCGGTGTCGCGCTTCGCCACAGCTCGCGTGATACGACCGCGATCTATGCCAAGGTCGATATCGAGATGCTGGCAGGTGTGGCCCAGCCTTGGCCGGAGTGCGCATCATGA